Within Spinacia oleracea cultivar Varoflay chromosome 4, BTI_SOV_V1, whole genome shotgun sequence, the genomic segment GGGTTCAAAGCTCCAATGCAGTAGGTAAAGAAGTAGGAGTGAATTCATCTGCCATGGGTAGTCGCTCACCCGCAGTTCTTACAGCAGCTTGTTGTAATGCCTAGATTTTCAGGTGGTTCACACCCTAGTGGTAAAATccctaaaatcaattaaaaataaatgtCCTGTTCTCTCCTCTCTTAGCCTCCACCGTAAAGCTAACATGTATCCATTCCAGAAATACAAATCCTGCCTCTATGCTTATTCAACAGCCCCCATGCAACCAAGCGCAATCCTTCAACTTATATAGCTCTCTGTTCCTCCTTCCCCCAGTCCTGCTGTGGCGCAGCAAACCTCTCAAATTCTCAATTGCATTCGTAATGTTAATCACCTTTATCTACGCCATGAGTGCAAACTGGAACGGAAGCTAAGCTAAACTCCCTTCCTTTCCCTTTTCCTCAATCATCTATTTATCTTCCACTCAATCCAACTCCAAAGAGCCATTAATAGTGGTCAGACCTCTGAAACACCTTTCCATAATTTTTCCTCGCAATATATTCCCTAAAAGAGTCATCGCACACCTGTAACACTTGTAAATGTCCTAGCTTACAGTCTGTCTATTAGACAAAGTGGGCAACCGACACTATGAATCGACTGCCTACATTAGGCTCCACGAATCCAAATATTTCCATGATCCGTCTCAGATTTAAACGGGTAAAAAAGTCGACCACTATGATAGCTTCTTTCGTCGGATTTAACTCTCTCCCCTTAGTGGTTTGCACCCACTACTAGTGACTTTCTCTACTTAATAGAAACGACTCACAACTTGTGATCACCCGAAATTTGAATCCCTCCACTTTCCAAGAACCAACCACTTACTAGCAACACCACTTATAGAGTTATAGCACCACATTTCATAAATATCCATCCTCAACTGACAAACTATTCAGTATCTAGTGTCTACGTAATTAAGAAGTAGCTAATTGCCTGACAGTAGAAAGTTACTTTGCACTTTTCTGTCATTGTGAATCCCATGAATATtgatcaacaacaacaataacaaacaaagccttagtcccaaaataatTTGGGATCCACCAACATGAACCGTCCACGAAACGTGAAGCAAGAAAAGTAAAAGGTTATGTTAAACAGAGTAAACACACAAAATTGAGAAAGTGAAGCTGAGGCACCTCTCTTTGACTATGCTTAATGTTATCTTCTCTTTGACTAAGTGTTAACTCATCGTTAATCATTTACTTGATTTGAAGATTAGTAAAAATCAATTTGTAAGTTAATTTGATGGTGGGCAAGTTATATCCACACTCTACTTTTCTTTCAACCCTTATTCCAATGGATAACCTTTAGAAGGCAAAGGGACATGGAGCCTCATGTGAACTATGAAATTTTCACGATCTTGAGGTTGTTATTGCCAGAGAAAAAGAATAGGATCTTACTTAAATTTTCTTGGGGTAGTCATGTCCATTTACAAAATTTAGGGTTAAATGAGAAGGATCTTACAATGACAAGGATGAGAAGAAATCCCAATCCCACATATATGTATTATATAACATGGTTCCTTAGCTTATTCTACAGCTTCTCTTCACAGCTCTATTTTACCTATGTCTTTTCTTGGACTCCACTGTACAACCAATTCTAATAACCAATCATTTCTTTATCTAACAAGACATATGAGTGCATATGACAGATGAACAGGAATAATAATCAGAACTATAATGAGTAGACATTCAGAAGGCAATTTATTATCAACTGAAACACTAAGAACACAGCAGAATTTTGAGAGCATTCATCAGAGACCAAAAGTAATATTTTTTTCCAGATGCTTACTTCCGGGCCTTCTTTTTCTCCTTGTATCGCATAACAGCTTCAGTTCGACTAGTGGATTGGAAGGAACTATCAGGACAGGGAGGGAACCAGGGTGGCTCTCCAAGTAAAAGCGCTGCAGAAGCTCCACAGTCCTGATAGTCCCCACCACTGCTATCTCCAGTAAGGCCAGAAAATGAGAGATTAGAATGGGCTTGCTTTGCTGCAAAACCAGGGTTTGGTTCAGTTTTGACACTCATCATAGAGTCAGCAGATGCTGCGTTGCTGCATGCTGGCAGGACTTGAACCATGATTCCAGCAGATGCCCCCTTAGTAGCAGAAAAGTATCATAACCATCATCATTAATAAGAACAGACACATACCCAGCTCAATAAGCAGTATAGAATAAGTAACCCTGAATATATCTTACAAGAAACACACTTTTCAGTTTTCACAGTTGAACCAAGAATAACTAACTTATTCAAGCACTGGAAATAGTAGAGCCTGATAAGTCTTTGAAAgaactaaataaaaaaaactattaGCATTAGCTTCACCATGcaatttagggttttttttgtCTCATTCCACTACCTTAAACTTCATCCCTCCCTATTCTGTTCCCCTCTTTCCATGCCCATGATACTAGATTATGGATTCAAAATTCTATAAAGGACATATAACTGCTACTACCTTCATTTTCTAGATTTCAACTCACTTTTGTTTTTCGTTCATTTTTCTGATTTCCACTCAATTTTACTTTATTCCCTTTATGGATATCTTTTAGTCAGTTTTCATCATCTACTAGACTACTACCCACCTTACGGAAATCTCTTactctctatctctctcctctTAAAATTACATGTACACACATGGGAGGTCcactttttgtgttttcctcGGTTTGTGTTGCTACAGAAACTGAGTggaaatcaataaaaaaaattgggagAGTAAGAGTTAAAGAAATAAATCAAGAGATCATCAAAAGTTGACAGAGAGGAACAAGGCAAATCCATAATTAAAATGGTATGTAACTAAATGCTTCTAAACTGTGGAGTCATGTAATACCCATTACACATGGCTATGTAGGTGGAAAAGGCTTGTAAATTTATGAACCAAACATGGTTAAGAGTTTAGCTAACATAATTTAGGattgttaaaattaaaaaccacaGGGATTTGTCAAAGGGAACAagaatttaatatttcaaaaattaaagacTTGGAGTTAGGAACTTTGGATACTAGAAAGATAGAGAAATAGGACAGCTGGTTGATAGATGTTTGCTTGGTGCAGGAGCATTAATGAAGCAAACAAGTAACGGATTTTGCTTGGGTGTGATGATAAGCTATTCAACATAAGTTCCAAGGTgcttaactatattaaaaaggTCCATTATTATATCCTACGATTGAACTTGCAACATGATCTTTTTGGATATTGTAGAAAACGTACTCCAGTTTCAACAGAATATTGCAAATTGCCAGATGCAACAATCAGCAAGTAGCTTCTCAGAGATAAGCTAAAAAGTGGAAAATTCTTCTAGGGTTACTTCGTCACAACCAACACCTTTTTCTGTAGCACCTCTTCTGCCAAGATAAATAGCTGTTTACCAAACCAGCAGCAGTGATTATTCTTAGTTTATAGATAGTAAGGGTTATTTGATAAGACCTCCCATACtcgaattttgtatttgttacGAGATATATGTTAGGTGTATATTTTAGGGATATACATTACGGAAATTAGGAGAGATAATATGTTACCATAGAAGATAATTAAGGAGAGATTATTAGGAGTAAATTGTGGGGCGTTATTCTTGGCTATGGGTACAAGAATACAACATACTTTATGTAATTATGATGAATGAGAAAGCAGAATATATTTTGGAGAATTATTTCTTATAATTGGCAATTCAATGGAGTTATGGCACAAGCGATTAATGTGAGTGTTTTAAGTAATTAGAATAAAGATGGTTGTGATGTAAGTTATCGTGCAAAACAACCTAGAAAGAGTTTTCCGACTGGTAGTAGTAGAGCTAGTAGAATTTTTTGACTCGTTCATTGCGATTTGTGGGGTCCGAATAGTATCCCTTTTTCGTGTGGAGCATCTTATTTTGACTATTCTCGATGATTATTCAAGAGCACTTTGGGTTTATCTATAGATCTATACTGAAACTGACATCAAGAATGACACATGCAACTTTCTAGTGCAaaattttccagccaaaacccCTGTCCTAAAAAACATACTTCCTTCGTTCCTTAATCGTACCATTTGATTTTTACACTATCCAtactacgactttggccatttttttgTGATTCATGCGTAAGAAAAAATTGTAGTGATTTGGAAACGTGTTAGAtttgtatcgatatatattttcaaaatatcaactttataATTTATAGTTATAcataatttgagatattaagagtcaaagtaacgTGTAGGAAAAGTAAACGTCAACCATTGTGCAGTATTTAAGGAACAAAGGAAGTATCtactttattaatttttttatattctcttcttttttataaaccgtctatgtatggaaaaaaaatattggatTATGGAATATGTCAACATTACACAATTTTGGTAGTTAAATCCTCATTATCAAcaatagaaaatatatttactcaatatttCGGTTAAATTAGCATATTAGCATATCGAATATTCTTGTCGAATTATCATAttaataagcatataaaatactACGTAATACGTGGTAACCGAAAATTGcagattaaataattaaataagcaTGTTCAAgatttactccgtattaattatgcattaaCTTAAGGAATACATATTTCAGTTTAATATTATAGAAAAGACGGTGAATAATAATTTTCGAATATTCGTGCGTGCACATGACATAATCTAGtttattatataataaattggaAGTTGAATTTATATTCATGAATTTTGTTGCACGGGTAGAGCGAcaatttaatcaaaatataaaaatagtTCGGAGTGACAATGGGACCGAACTCAAGTGCTTTAGTAACTATTTTGTGAAGAATGGTATAACTTTTGAGACGTCATGTAAGGGAACACCGCAACAACTGGTCGAGTAGAACGTAAACATAAACATATATTAAATGTTGCTCGTGCATTGCATCTACAGGGTCACTTGCGTTAGAAATTTCGGGGGAATGTGTGATGGCGGCATGTTAATTAATAGGACTCCTTTGAGCATGCTTAATTTTAAAACAACGTATGAATGTTTATTTGTAAAAGTTCCTTATTTAAAAGCAATTCGGGTAATTGGGATGTTTACCTTATGCTCGTAATCAAAAAGCAAAATGTGAAAATTTCAGAGTAGGGGTCGTAAATGTATTTTTCTTTGTTACCCATTTGCTAAGAAGGGATGGTTATTGTATGATTGGAAGAAGAAAGAGTTTATGGTTTCACGTGATGTTGATCTTATTGAACATGTGTTTCCTATGGGTCTAAGCAATGGGGATATGGTTACAAGTGAGGTTGTGAGTACAAAAGACTTTTATGATGACGATTTTGATGAGTAATGGGGGGGGTGATGGGATGGTAGGCCTGCGGTCACAAATGAAGAGGAAGTACACGCAGTAAGGGGAGAGTAATGAGGAGATGGTGCAACACGTGGATCCAGTCTAGTGCTCATGACGAGGGCGTAGCAACAAGTCAACAACTAATATTTAGCAGGCTGCTGGGGAAGTGGAATGCAACAAGCAGATGAAATACAAAGGTGTCTTAAATGGGAAAAGGAAAACGAGTGAAGTTTCTAATTCTCGTTATCATGGATTTGTTACTCATATTACCGTGAAGAAGAAAAGTCCATCTGAGAATTCACCATCTCCATTGCCTTCCTCgggtactccttatcctattTCACACTTTGTATCTTGTGCACGGTTTTATAATAAGCACAGAAAACATATATAACAGCTCAGAATGCAACTGAACCTCCTAAAATATTTAAGGAGGCAGTGAAACATGAAAGATGGAGAAAGGCAATGGAAGAAGAAACACGAGCATTAGAAGATCAGAGCACTTGGGTGTTGCACTTCTACGGAAGAAAGCACTTGATAGTATTTGGATTTATAAGGAGAAACGGGATGAGGATGGAAATTTGCAAACATTGAAAGCGAGACATATGATATAAAGAAATAAGGCATGAAAAGTAAAGAAATTACTTGAATCGAAAATGGAGATCTTGCTCCAAGAATTTAGAAATCTAAAGACAATTAAGCAATAAAACTACACCAGAAAGCAATAACGGTTTGTGAGAGTGTATCACTAAGAGAGATAAGTAAATAACTGAAAATAAACCTAAAGACACACTCCACACATGTTAACTAAAGGGTAGTCTTCTATTTATACTAAGGGGAACATGTGCCTTAAAGATATGGTTGACGTTAGATGTTGCATGGGGTCCATCAGGTCTTGCACGGGCCCTGGAAGAGATGCACGACCCTAACTGTCAATTTTCACGAGCTATTGTCTGCACGGCCCTGGGAAAGCTGCAAGGTCCTTTAAGCAGCGTGCAATGTACCACTTCACTTAAAAATATCATAACTCCATTTCTGCTCGTCGAAATATGGCGTGTGATAACTTGTTGGAAACATATTGAGATAATATATCACCTCCAAGTTGAATCACCTCAAGATTTTGAGTATATCAGGAGTTATGGGCAGTTAAATTGACCCTTGTGCAAGTACTCTTTTGAATCCTTCCGCAACGACTTCAAACCATTCGGGGTGTTTCCCCGTTGTATAATACTTCCTTGGATCATGTAATTGACCTCATGGGATACTTCTACTCTATCTCTTAATTCATGTAATTCATTTGTAGATGGTAATGAGAGAGAAGCAATGAAGCCTTAGGGCTATGCTCGTTCCTCGTGGATGTGGCTCTTCTCTCTTTTGGATTAACGTGACTCCTTATTCCAACGCGTTGCTTTTACTTGACCTGAAAAATAGGGAGAGAAGATCTATGCAtagaaaataagaaaagaaatacaAAGGAATAGGATTTGCTCTAAATGCAACTATATGCAACTAAATTACACTAATATGTACACAAAAGATATCCCAATTAGCTCCTAAAGATGTGCTAATTACAAGCATATCAAGGAGTTTATCCCCTTTAATGTGTAACCATTTGATGTTAAGTTGTAGAGCTTGCTGAAGACCTTTGTGAAGGGTGGATGCTTCAGCCTAAAGGCACGGGAGGTCTCTAGGTTGTAAGTATGGGCCGCAATTGTTGTCATTCGTTATTCCTTATGATAATATTCGCAGCTATTGAGCAGGAAGTGCATGAAGCTTCAAAATTGTGTCTGAAGGCTTCCGAGGGGGAGGAAACCAGAAAACATGGATTATATGTCCATTGTTAGTAATAATGGAGTCGTGTGAGATGAAAGGGGTACCCTTAAGTTGGTGGAAGTTCATTTGTGTTATGAGTTATCATTCTTTATAGGCATGATGTAGACACCTAAAATGTGTCTTCCCTAAAATGTAACATGACTGGTTTGTTTAGCAGTCCGAACCAGAAACATATGGGCCCACGCTTGCTAATTAGACATACAAACCATATTCTTATTTTACAAGACAATCTTTGGGCCTAATCCAACTACTAAGCCCTAAAGTTAGCTCATTTATGGTTCAGATATGCCAGATAATCCGATATAACCAAAATCGAGCTTACTCCGTCCATAAGATCTTGATTAGCCAATGCatctttaatagtttaataaccCTTCATATAAGCTTTTAATTCATACTCCCTCTGTCACAGAATAGTTGTTACACTCTCCCGGGCACATAGTTTAATGCGATAAGTAGTagtgtggttatcaattgttattctattgaaaaagtagatatgataggagttagtggggtattttttttaattgaatgagagagggtgtggggacaaaaaaaatttagtgggaagagagagacaatataataattgtagggtcgttcctaatttagaagtgtaacaactaatctgggacggacaaaaaaggaaagtgtaacaactaatctgggacagagggagtatatcatAGCTCAATTCCGATTTGTAACGAAAGAGTTGCGAGTCGTTTTCTAAAACCAAGTCGCTTTCTAAAACCGTACATGCTTCACCATTTGCGCCATATCTTACGTTATTCAAATGATTCTTATTGAGTTAAAAATAAGGATTGTAGCTTTCCTAAAAGTTATCATATGCACAAAAGTGAGGTCGGACGCGTAAGACATGGCCTAACTGAAAGGCTAAATCGCGCTCATATATATCAAAGATAAATCAAGTGTTCACCCACTAAAAATATATCTAGGGAAGTAAGAATCAAATCCACAGGAAAAAAAGTGTTAACCTAAGACaataattgaatcaagaaatatTAAACTACTAGTAACCAAACAATTGGCTTCTAAAGATGTGCTAACTACAAGTAACCAAACAAGGTGGGTGATTTGAAT encodes:
- the LOC130472568 gene encoding zinc finger protein CONSTANS-LIKE 9 — protein: MVQVLPACSNAASADSMMSVKTEPNPGFAAKQAHSNLSFSGLTGDSSGGDYQDCGASAALLLGEPPWFPPCPDSSFQSTSRTEAVMRYKEKKKARKFEKRVRYASRKARADVRKRVKGRFVKAGEAYDYDPLNTRSY